In Candidatus Thermoplasmatota archaeon, the genomic stretch GCTCCGCCGTTCCCTCCTCGGACTCCTCCGGCTCGCCGTCGGCGGCGCCCTCCGTTTCCGCCGCCTGGATCGCGTCCCCGTCGGCGACCGACGAACCGACCGCGCCGGCTCCCTCGCCCGTCGCGGCCTGCGTCGGCTCGGCCTGCGGCGCCCAGTGGCCCAGCACGTTCACGCTGCGTCCGCCGTGGCGCGTCTCGCGCGGCCGCACGTCCACGGCAAGCGGGTAGGCAAAGCGCGGGTGGCTCACGATGGCGCAGCCGACGGGCAACTGTTGGATCTCGTCCTCGGTGTCGCTCGTCAGCCCCTCGACGCTTCCGATGATCGCCTTGAGGTCGTTGGGGTTCGTGACCTTGAGGATGAGCTGCGTGCCGCACTGCGACAGGACGTTCTTGTCGATCTTGGCGGGACGCTGGCTCACGATGAGAAGGCCAAGGCCGAACTTGCGGCCTTCCGATGCGATCGTGCGCAGCGGGTCGCCGCTCATGGCCTGCTGGAAGCCGCGCTCGGGGCAGAAGTGGTGCGCCTCCTCCACCACGAGCATGAGCGGTGGGACGCGGTTGAGCTTGCGAGCCTCGAAGAGGCCCTTTGCAAGCCACGTGACGACGATCTCCTGCACGTCCGGCGGGATGCCGCGCAGGTTCACGATCGTGGCCTGGCCGCGCTTGGCAAGCGCCGCGATGGGCGTGCCGCCCGCGTGGAACAGGCGAAGACTGTCGAGGAACTCGAGCGCGGCGACGAGGTTCCACTTGGCGCTCGAGGGATGGTTCTTTGCCTCCTCGATGAGCTCCTGCAAGGTGTAATCGCGCTTGCGCGAGGCCACCTCCTTCAGCGCCTGGTGGAGGATGCCAAACTGCGCGCTCGACACCTTCGAGCCAAGGAGATCGGAGAGCTCGCGCATGCCAAGCCCGCGGCCGTCCAGGCGCAGCGGGTGGGCGCCCTTGTTGACGGAAGGGTCGGGCGAGTACTCGACGACGGACTCCGCGTACCCACGCGGCTTCACGCCAAAGCGCCGCATGGCCGACATGTCCGCGCGGCTCACGTTTGGAACGCCGAGGCTTCCGTGCTCGCCGTGCGGGTCGATGATGACGATCGGGATGCCCCTCTTCAGCAGCTCCTCCATGAGCACGCCCACGATGTAGCTCTTCCCAGCACCGGTCTTCGCGAGGACGGACGTGTGCTTCTGCACGATGTGGTTCACGTCGAGGCGGACCGGGATGGAGGTGCCGCGAAGGTGGCCAAGAAGCGCGCCGTCGTCGGTGAGGCCAAGGACGCGCTCGATGAGGAGCTCGTCGGCCTTGTGGACGCGCTCGCCGGGGCGGAAGGGAGTCTTTGGCGCCTGCAGCACGCCGCGCGGGTCGCGATAGCCGATGATGACGGCGTCGGCCGTCGTTCGGTCCTGCGAGGCGAGCGACCGCTCGGGCGCCGTGGCCGCGCCGGCTTCGCGCGTGACGCCGAGGATCTGGCAGAGCACGACGCCCTCCTCGTGGTTGACTTTGACGTAATCCCCGCGCCGCAGCGCCGCACGCTCGGCGGCGACGATGCGGAAGCGGCTCTCGCCCACCGTTCCGTAGATGGAGCCGAGGTGGTCCTGCATCCCGAGGGTCAACTGGGATCGGAGCATATGAACAGCCCGTTTTGCGCGCGGAAAGGCACGCCTTTTGGGGCGGGACGGTCGAATCCCTTTTACTGCGCACATGCGCAGTAAGACCGCCCGCCCGTCCAAACCGTGAAGCCCGCTGGAGCGTTGCTCCCTCGATGCCTCCGGGCTACCACGGCCGCGTCCTGCACGCCGACCTCGAAAAGGGACGGCTGTCCGACTATCCCATTCCCGACGCGTGGCGGCAGGCGCACGTCGGCGGCCGCGGCATGGCCGCCCGCATCCTCCTGCGCGAGTACCGCGGGCGCCCGGCCGACGACCCGCTTGCGCCTTCAAACGTGCTCACGTTCTTCCCGGGCCCCCTCACCGGCGTCGCCATGCCCGGCTCCGGCCGCCACGTCGTCGCCGCGCGCTCGCCCCTCTCGGGACTCTACGGCGAAGCCTACGCGGGGGGATTCTGGGCGACCGAGTTTCTGCGCGCGGGCTTCGATGGGCTCGTCGTCACCGGCGCCGCCGAGCGCCCCTCGTACCTTGCGATCGTGGACGGCCACGCGGAGCTTCGGGACGCAAGCGACCTCTGGGGCAAGCTCGTCTCCGAGGTGGACGCGGAGCTTCTCGCGCGCCTGCCCGGCGCGCGCGTGGCCGCGATCGGGCCCGCGGGGGAGAACCTCGTGCGGTTCGCGTGCGTCGTGAACGACCGGAACCGCGCGGCCGGACGCACGGGCATGGGCGCGGTGATGGGCGCAAAGAAGCTCAAGGCGATCGTGGTGAAGGGCCGCCCCGAGGGCATGCCCAAGCCCGCCGACGACGCGAAGCTCCGCGCCGCGCGCAAGAAGTACGTCGGCACGCTCACGGACGAGGGCATGGCGGAGTTTGGACGCTACGGCACGCCGCGCGGGGTCAACGGCCTCTCGCACTCCGGCATTCTCCCGACCCGCTACTGGGGTGCCGGCTCGTGGGATCGCAGCGAGGAGGTCTCCGGCGAGCGCCAGAACGCGACGATCCTCGTCGGGCGCGACAACTGCACGGCGTGCAACGTGCGGTGCAAGCGCGTCGTCGAGACGAGCTTCGAGGGCGAGCGCGTGGACCGAAAGCACGGAGGCCCCGAGTACGAGACGATCGCCGCCTTCGCGTCCTCGCAGCTCGTGCCGTCGCTCGACTACGTGGCGGCGTCCAACAAGTGGTGCAACGAGTACGGGATGGATACGATCAGCGCCGGCTCGGCCATCGCCTTTGCCATGGAGGCCAAGGCGCGGGGGCTCCTCAAGGACGGGAAGGCGCCGGAGTATGGCGACGGCAAGGGCGGGCTTGCGCTTCTCCACCGCATCGCGCGGCGCGAGGGGCTCGGGGATCTCCTGGCGCAGGGGACGCGGCGCGCGGCCGAGGCGCTGGCGGCGCCGGAGCTTGCCGTGCACGTGAAGGGCGTGGAGCTTCCCATGCACGAACCGCGCGGCAAGAAGGGCATGGGCCTCTCGTACGCCGTGTCGCCGCGCGGCGCCAACCACATGGAGGGCTACCACGACACGGACCTTCGCGAGGACGGCGCAAGCCCGGAGCTTGGCGTCGGCAAGGGATTCTCCCGCTTCGAGGCCACGCCCCACAAGGCGCGCGTGCAGGCGAGCTTCGAGAACGCGCGGAGCTTTGTCAACAGCCTCGTCGTGTGCGCCTTCACGATCGTTGATTCCGGCCCCACCTACAACCTCGGGCACGTCCGCGACATGCTCGCGGCCGCCACGGGCTTTCCGGTCGACCGGGACGGAATGCTCGCCGTCGGCGAGCGGAACTACCAGGCGGCGCGCCTCTTTTCGATCCGCATGGGCGCCACGGCGGCCGACGACGATCTGCCTTCGCGCATCCGGCGCGAGGCGCTTTCCTTCGGCAAGCGGCGCGAGGCGCTCACGGACGCCGATCTTGCGACGATGAAGGCGGCGTACTACGAGGCCCGGGGATGGGACGGAGGCGGCCGCCCCACCGCCTCGCGCCTCAGGGCGTTGGGCCTCGCGGATGCGCTCTAGCCTGCGCGTCGAACGCGGCGCACGGGATCGCGCGCGGGGGGCTTGTCCGCCAGAAGGTGGGCCGCGAACTCGGAGAGGACGTCGAGCCCGCGGACCTCCTGCTCGAAGAGCGGGGCCTCGAAGACGGGAACGTTCGCCGTCTTCCGGATCTCCTCGAGATGCGCGAGGTTCATCTGCCGGCGAAGGTCGGAGAACGCGACGGTGGAGACCACGCGCTTGAAGAGCTCGGGGTCGTAGCCGCCGTCGGCGAGCGCCTGCTTGAGCCGGTCCTTGGCCGGCTCGTCCTCGAGGACGCGCAGGAACTGCGGGCGAAGCTCGGCCAGAATATCGGGTTGCACCTTGTTCACGACGATGCCGCCGACGGGGATGCGAAGCTCGCGCACGCGCTCGAGGATGTCGACCGTCTCCCGGACGGCCAGAAGCTCCGGATTCGTGACGACGAAGAGAACCGTGTTCGTCTCGTCCGTGAGCATCTCCTCGATGCGCTTGGCCTCCTCCTTGATGCTGGCGAACACCTTTTCGAGGTCGACGTCCGGAACGGCGGGATCCTCGCCCGTGAAGAGCCCCTTGATTCCGCCGGCGAGCTTCTTTGCGTTGCTGTAGAACTTCCACCCCTTGATGACGAGGTTGATCATGCTCTGCTCGCTCATGATCTCCTTGATGTACTGGGGCGCGGAGAGGAACGTGAGCGCGTGGCCCGTCGGGGCCGTGTCGACGACGATCACGTCGTAGGCGCTTGCGTTGCGAAGCTCGAGGAGCTTC encodes the following:
- a CDS encoding DUF87 domain-containing protein, yielding MQDHLGSIYGTVGESRFRIVAAERAALRRGDYVKVNHEEGVVLCQILGVTREAGAATAPERSLASQDRTTADAVIIGYRDPRGVLQAPKTPFRPGERVHKADELLIERVLGLTDDGALLGHLRGTSIPVRLDVNHIVQKHTSVLAKTGAGKSYIVGVLMEELLKRGIPIVIIDPHGEHGSLGVPNVSRADMSAMRRFGVKPRGYAESVVEYSPDPSVNKGAHPLRLDGRGLGMRELSDLLGSKVSSAQFGILHQALKEVASRKRDYTLQELIEEAKNHPSSAKWNLVAALEFLDSLRLFHAGGTPIAALAKRGQATIVNLRGIPPDVQEIVVTWLAKGLFEARKLNRVPPLMLVVEEAHHFCPERGFQQAMSGDPLRTIASEGRKFGLGLLIVSQRPAKIDKNVLSQCGTQLILKVTNPNDLKAIIGSVEGLTSDTEDEIQQLPVGCAIVSHPRFAYPLAVDVRPRETRHGGRSVNVLGHWAPQAEPTQAATGEGAGAVGSSVADGDAIQAAETEGAADGEPEESEEGTAEPEAPEPAIATAEPSIEELVASHVPEAPGEPPEPESPRAAPAAAARSRKRAPRAATASPPRALASARAIEVSASESEEGGDEEPLRVEDDSLEYHAPVAHPAAPEEAPAFLDLRRIGQRVLRADLEALPPERLIRLKEELRALAPTVLGLEVEFPRNVAIAELREEIAQSLERTQRALARARRRNLVARIRRRAP
- a CDS encoding aldehyde ferredoxin oxidoreductase family protein; the protein is MPPGYHGRVLHADLEKGRLSDYPIPDAWRQAHVGGRGMAARILLREYRGRPADDPLAPSNVLTFFPGPLTGVAMPGSGRHVVAARSPLSGLYGEAYAGGFWATEFLRAGFDGLVVTGAAERPSYLAIVDGHAELRDASDLWGKLVSEVDAELLARLPGARVAAIGPAGENLVRFACVVNDRNRAAGRTGMGAVMGAKKLKAIVVKGRPEGMPKPADDAKLRAARKKYVGTLTDEGMAEFGRYGTPRGVNGLSHSGILPTRYWGAGSWDRSEEVSGERQNATILVGRDNCTACNVRCKRVVETSFEGERVDRKHGGPEYETIAAFASSQLVPSLDYVAASNKWCNEYGMDTISAGSAIAFAMEAKARGLLKDGKAPEYGDGKGGLALLHRIARREGLGDLLAQGTRRAAEALAAPELAVHVKGVELPMHEPRGKKGMGLSYAVSPRGANHMEGYHDTDLREDGASPELGVGKGFSRFEATPHKARVQASFENARSFVNSLVVCAFTIVDSGPTYNLGHVRDMLAAATGFPVDRDGMLAVGERNYQAARLFSIRMGATAADDDLPSRIRREALSFGKRREALTDADLATMKAAYYEARGWDGGGRPTASRLRALGLADAL
- a CDS encoding ArsA family ATPase; this encodes MRAAVADRKLLIYAGKGGVGKTTTSSATGLHLARGGKKVLVVTVDPAKRLSDALGVPVGFEPTPVENNLWALMIDPKTVVREFVQKQAGEDVKDKDLTTHPLFKYVSENMPGLNELLAIGKLLELRNASAYDVIVVDTAPTGHALTFLSAPQYIKEIMSEQSMINLVIKGWKFYSNAKKLAGGIKGLFTGEDPAVPDVDLEKVFASIKEEAKRIEEMLTDETNTVLFVVTNPELLAVRETVDILERVRELRIPVGGIVVNKVQPDILAELRPQFLRVLEDEPAKDRLKQALADGGYDPELFKRVVSTVAFSDLRRQMNLAHLEEIRKTANVPVFEAPLFEQEVRGLDVLSEFAAHLLADKPPARDPVRRVRRAG